In the genome of Telluria beijingensis, one region contains:
- a CDS encoding aldo/keto reductase, with protein MSLPRKQLGRTDLEVTSVCLGTMTFGEQNTEAEAHAQLDYALERGINFIDTAELYPVPPSAATQGSTERFIGSWLKARGGRDKLVLATKIAGPNASQAWIRGARHNVDAANLRAAVDTSLRRLQTDYIDLYQLHWPSRNVPVFGANQFDPRKERDGVAIEDTLRTLSELVREGKIRHIGVSNESPWGVCEFVKQAERHGLPRIATVQNLYNLTARAFETTLLDEVCYREDVSLLAYSPLAFGQLSAKYVDDPQARGRLTIYPATWSPRYLRPAVFEACREYAALAREHGLTPAQMALAWCYSRWFMGSTIIGATTLAQLKENIDAAQVTLSDEVVRRIDEIHARITNPGQ; from the coding sequence ATGAGCCTGCCACGCAAGCAGCTCGGACGCACCGATCTCGAGGTCACCAGCGTCTGCCTGGGCACGATGACCTTCGGCGAGCAGAACACCGAAGCCGAGGCGCACGCGCAACTCGACTACGCGCTCGAACGCGGCATCAATTTTATCGACACCGCCGAGCTGTATCCGGTGCCGCCCAGCGCCGCCACGCAGGGGTCGACCGAACGCTTCATCGGCTCCTGGCTCAAGGCGCGCGGCGGCCGCGACAAGCTGGTGCTGGCGACCAAGATCGCCGGCCCGAACGCCAGCCAGGCCTGGATTCGCGGCGCCAGGCACAACGTCGACGCCGCCAACCTGCGCGCCGCCGTCGACACCAGCCTGCGCCGCCTGCAGACCGACTACATCGACCTCTACCAGCTGCACTGGCCGAGTCGTAACGTGCCGGTCTTCGGCGCCAACCAGTTCGACCCGCGCAAGGAGCGCGACGGCGTGGCGATCGAGGACACCCTGCGCACTTTGTCCGAGCTGGTCAGGGAGGGCAAGATCCGCCACATCGGCGTGTCGAACGAAAGCCCGTGGGGCGTGTGCGAATTCGTCAAGCAGGCCGAGAGGCACGGCCTGCCGCGCATCGCCACCGTCCAGAACCTGTACAACCTCACCGCACGCGCTTTCGAGACCACGCTGCTGGACGAAGTCTGCTACCGCGAAGACGTGAGCCTGCTCGCCTACAGTCCGCTCGCCTTCGGCCAGCTCAGCGCCAAGTATGTCGACGACCCGCAGGCGCGCGGGCGCTTGACGATCTATCCGGCGACCTGGAGTCCGCGTTATCTGCGCCCGGCGGTGTTCGAAGCCTGCCGCGAGTATGCAGCGCTGGCGCGCGAGCACGGCTTGACGCCGGCCCAGATGGCGCTGGCCTGGTGCTACTCGCGCTGGTTCATGGGCTCGACCATTATTGGAGCGACCACGCTGGCGCAGCTGAAGGAAAACATCGACGCGGCGCAGGTCACGTTGAGCGACGAGGTGGTGCGCAGGATCGACGAGATCCACGCCAGGATTACCAATCCAGGGCAGTAA
- a CDS encoding sigma-70 family RNA polymerase sigma factor — translation MSAPDTLAQPTLTMLYADHHGWLHAWLRRKLGCTFTAEDLAQDTFLRLLVRPRALDADRNPRAYLTTIANGLVVDHWRRADIERAWLAAMMDRPEALHPSAEHQAILIETLVEVDRILAALPDKPREAFLLAHLHDLTYAEIGARLQVSERMVKKYMAQAMLHCLTAASSFHAALA, via the coding sequence ATGTCGGCCCCCGACACCCTCGCCCAGCCAACGCTGACCATGCTGTATGCCGACCACCACGGTTGGCTACACGCATGGCTGCGGCGCAAGCTGGGCTGCACCTTCACCGCCGAGGACCTGGCGCAGGACACCTTCCTGCGCCTGCTGGTGCGTCCGCGCGCGCTGGACGCCGACAGGAATCCACGCGCCTACCTCACCACCATCGCCAACGGCCTGGTGGTCGACCACTGGCGCCGCGCCGACATCGAGCGCGCCTGGCTGGCCGCCATGATGGACCGTCCCGAGGCGCTGCACCCGTCGGCCGAGCACCAGGCCATCCTGATCGAGACCCTGGTCGAGGTCGACCGCATCCTGGCCGCCCTGCCCGACAAGCCGCGCGAAGCCTTCCTGCTGGCCCACCTGCACGATCTCACTTATGCCGAAATCGGCGCGCGGTTGCAGGTGTCGGAACGCATGGTCAAGAAATACATGGCCCAGGCCATGCTGCACTGCCTGACGGCGGCGTCTTCGTTTCACGCGGCGCTGGCCTGA
- a CDS encoding FecR domain-containing protein → MAETQDIPYATLEQAAEWYATLRAGAVDEDERRRWQDWLAQGAGNRRAWARVEAISQNVAIARQTPDASSAALHAASAQRQRRKLVKTLALAAFTTGLGWQLARTEDVQVAFAGLGASHRIGVGERLDTVLADGTRIWLDSGTVLDQRYDAAQRLVVLHRGEFVLQSGQDARRPLVVRSRQGSMRALGTRFQVRQFDGSTRLGVSEGRVEVTPFDARGPMLVVEAGQEVRFTRSGISTPSALPAGREAWTRGMLIAEDLSLEAFLAELSRYRHGHLGCDPAIAALRVVGAFPAHDTDQALAMLEAALPVRARRVLPWWVTVEAKK, encoded by the coding sequence ATGGCCGAGACCCAGGACATCCCCTACGCCACCCTCGAGCAGGCGGCCGAGTGGTACGCCACCCTGCGCGCCGGCGCGGTCGACGAAGACGAACGGCGGCGCTGGCAGGACTGGCTGGCGCAGGGCGCCGGCAACCGCCGCGCCTGGGCGCGCGTGGAAGCCATCAGCCAGAACGTCGCCATCGCCAGGCAGACGCCGGACGCCTCCAGTGCGGCCCTGCACGCGGCCAGCGCGCAGCGCCAGCGCCGCAAGCTGGTCAAGACGCTGGCGCTGGCGGCCTTCACGACAGGCCTCGGCTGGCAGCTGGCGCGCACGGAAGACGTGCAGGTGGCCTTCGCCGGCCTGGGCGCCTCGCACCGCATCGGCGTGGGCGAACGCCTTGACACGGTGCTGGCCGACGGCACCCGCATCTGGCTCGACTCCGGCACCGTCCTCGACCAGCGCTACGATGCCGCGCAGCGCCTGGTGGTGCTGCACCGGGGCGAGTTCGTGCTGCAGAGCGGCCAGGATGCCCGCCGGCCGCTGGTCGTGCGCAGCCGCCAGGGCAGCATGCGCGCGCTCGGCACCCGATTCCAGGTGCGGCAATTCGATGGCAGCACGCGCCTTGGCGTGAGCGAAGGCCGGGTCGAGGTCACGCCGTTCGACGCGCGCGGCCCCATGCTGGTCGTCGAGGCGGGCCAGGAAGTGAGGTTTACCCGCAGCGGCATTTCCACGCCCAGCGCATTGCCGGCCGGCCGAGAGGCATGGACACGCGGCATGCTGATCGCCGAGGACCTGTCGCTGGAGGCCTTCCTGGCCGAGCTGTCACGCTACCGGCACGGCCACCTGGGCTGCGATCCCGCCATCGCGGCGCTGCGCGTGGTGGGCGCCTTCCCCGCCCACGACACCGACCAGGCGCTCGCCATGCTCGAAGCGGCGCTGCCGGTGCGGGCGCGGCGCGTGCTGCCGTGGTGGGTCACGGTCGAGGCAAAAAAATAA